Proteins from a single region of Streptococcus oralis:
- a CDS encoding DUF1836 domain-containing protein has translation MNSNFSYPKWEDIPNIDLYLDQVLLYVNQVCDPISPDKDKGLTASMVNNYVKHGYLTKPDKKKYQRKQIARLIAITTLKSVFSIQEIAQTLNTLQTQASSDQLYDTFVDCMNHGIDPKNPIIQTSCQTVKLYHQTLDLILIKEEEEIQ, from the coding sequence ATGAATTCTAACTTTTCCTACCCAAAATGGGAAGACATTCCAAACATTGACCTCTATCTGGATCAGGTTTTACTCTATGTCAATCAGGTCTGTGACCCTATCTCTCCAGATAAGGACAAGGGTCTAACAGCATCCATGGTCAATAACTATGTCAAACATGGTTACCTGACAAAGCCAGACAAGAAAAAATACCAACGCAAACAGATTGCACGTTTGATTGCCATCACCACTCTCAAGTCTGTCTTTTCAATCCAAGAAATCGCTCAGACCCTCAATACTCTGCAAACTCAAGCGAGCTCAGACCAACTCTACGATACTTTTGTGGACTGTATGAACCATGGGATTGATCCAAAAAACCCTATTATCCAAACCAGCTGTCAAACGGTTAAACTCTATCATCAAACTCTAGACTTAATCCTTATCAAAGAAGAGGAGGAAATCCAATGA